The genomic DNA CTTCTGCTCTTTGGTTACGCCGTCAGCACCGACGTTAAACACGTGGACTTCGCAGTGCTCGATATGGACAGCACCATCGCGAGCAGAGACTTCCTTGCTCGATTTACGAGCAGCGGCTACTTCACGATGAGCAGGTATGTCTCGTCCGAGGCCGAGGCGCACAGACTGCTCGATC from Candidatus Hydrogenedentota bacterium includes the following:
- a CDS encoding ABC transporter permease, coding for MFERIKHMLIKEFIHVFRDPRMRMIVFVAPVIQLLLFGYAVSTDVKHVDFAVLDMDSTIASRDFLARFTSSGYFTMSRYVSSEAEAHRLLD